One part of the Raphanus sativus cultivar WK10039 chromosome 7, ASM80110v3, whole genome shotgun sequence genome encodes these proteins:
- the LOC108816116 gene encoding ADP-ribosylation factor 2-B-like, translating to MGLGFAKLVSSFFAKKEMRLLMLGLDAAGKTTILYKLKLGEIVTTIPTIGFNVETVEYRNISFTVWDVGGQDKLRPLWKYYFQNTQGLIFVVDSNDRDRVVEARDELHRMLNEDELRDAVLLVFANKQDLPNAMNAAEITDKLGLHSLRQRRWYIQSTCATSGEGLYEGLEWLSNNIGGKA from the exons ATGGGGTTAGGTTTTGCCAAGCTTGTTAGCAGTTTCTTTGCAAAGAAGGAGATGAGACTTCTGATGCTTGGTCTTGATGCTGCTGGCAAGACCACTATTCTTTACAAGCTCAAGCTCGGAGAGATTGTCACCACCATCCCCACTATTG GTTTCAATGTGGAAACTGTGGAATACAGGAACATCAGTTTCACAGTGTGGGATGTGGGGGGTCAAGACAAG CTCCGTCCCTTGTGGAAGTACTACTTCCAGAACACTCAGGGTCTGATCTTTGTAGTGGACAGCAACGACAGAGACAGAGTTGTTGAGGCTAGAGATGAACTGCACAGGATGCTCAATGAG GACGAGCTGCGTGATGCTGTGTTGCTGGTGTTTGCCAACAAGCAAGATCTTCCAAATGCGATGAATGCAGCTGAAATCACAGATAAGCTTGGCCTTCACTCCCTGCGTCAGCGTCGCTG GTATATTCAGAGCACATGCGCCACTTCGGGTGAAGGACTGTATGAAGGCCTCGAATGGTTGTCCAACAACATCGGTGGCAAG GCGTAA
- the LOC108816219 gene encoding uncharacterized protein LOC108816219, whose amino-acid sequence MDASSTKLPIHEHPLFSSARFLNHCQGCGKSGDHYGGYLCNDYECRGVTFHKECAESPLEINHPSHPEHPLILTEKPPRSKCDLCGKYLFVQIWPYIYHCSICDLNVDTSCAKKPPLPLHYPDPQEPPFVLIKESQSQELCRVCEQPVYGKYHYGRSSCDEYVHLECVDVAEKVKHLPFHPSHPLEYTTSASLSGDDAQKSCILCGVTLEGVLYYCSTCDFSMCLGCVITPPPLVIEHPKTHEHHLTLSTSQISFTCNVCGVPGDKSSYSCLPCGFMVHRSCIDLPQVIMINRHDHRLSYTNHLGPGFWNCGVCRGPVDQLYGAYSCSICPTYTVHSKCATSVKIWDGINLEGIPEEIEDLPFKVVGDDNMMTINHFSHEEHNLRLTSENVISDETTLCAACVYPLNDSGPIYNCEECDYFLHEKCANLPMKIRHVSYSGQFTLHARGGEDPEDYEEFVCLVCDKTSTGFRYKSDVFTLDVHCGSVSEPYVYDGHLHPLYYEPEASIVTCDTCQNTVFYHVLKCDVCVFSVDFSCATLPKA is encoded by the coding sequence ATGGATGCATCATCCACAAAGCTACCAATTCATGAACATCCTTTGTTCTCATCAGCTAGATTTCTTAATCATTGTCAAGGCTGCGGTAAGTCGGGTGACCACTACGGAGGCTATCTCTGCAACGATTATGAGTGCCGCGGTGTCACGTTCCACAAGGAATGCGCAGAATCACCATTAGAGATCAACCATCCTTCTCACCCGGAACATCCTCTCATACTCACAGAAAAACCTCCAAGAAGTAAGTGTGATCTGTGCGGCAAATATCTCTTCGTTCAAATCTGGCCCTATATCTATCATTGTTCCATATGCGACTTAAACGTTGACACATCATGTGCCAAGAAACCACCACTTCCGCTACATTATCCTGATCCCCAAGAACCTCCATTTGTCTTAATAAAAGAGAGTCAAAGTCAAGAACTGTGCAGAGTATGTGAGCAACCAGTTTATGGTAAATATCATTATGGACGATCTTCTTGTGATGAGTACGTTCACTTGGAGTGCGTCGACGTTGCGGAGAAAGTAAAACATCTTCCTTTTCACCCTAGTCATCCTCTTGAGTACACCACATCTGCATCCCTCTCTGGTGACGACGCCCAGAAGTCGTGCATTTTGTGTGGAGTGACACTGGAAGGTGTCTTGTACTATTGCTCGACATGTGACTTCAGCATGTGCCTAGGTTGTGTGATAACTCCTCCACCTCTTGTTATTGAGCATCCCAAGACCCATGAGCATCATCTTACCCTCTCAACGAGCCAGATCTCGTTTACTTGTAATGTTTGCGGTGTGCCTGGCGACAAAAGCTCTTATTCATGTCTTCCATGTGGTTTTATGGTCCATCGAAGTTGTATTGATTTGCCGCAAGTCATAATGATCAATCGTCATGATCATCGCCTCTCTTACACGAATCATCTTGGTCCAGGGTTTTGGAACTGCGGAGTTTGTCGTGGACCCGTGGATCAATTATATGGGGCTTATTCTTGCTCCATTTGTCCCACGTATACTGTTCATTCAAAATGCGCAACAAGTGTCAAAATATGGGATGGGATAAATCTCGAAGGGATACCTGAAGAAATCGAAGATCTTCCATTCAAGGTAGTTGGTGATGATAACATGATGACGATAAACCATTTCAGTCATGAGGAGCATAATTTAAGGCTTACTAGCGAAAACGTTATTTCTGATGAAACCACACTATGTGCAGCATGTGTCTATCCTCTCAACGACTCTGGTCCGATATATAATTGTGAGGAATGTGATTATTTTCTCCATGAAAAATGTGCAAATCTCCCTATGAAGATACGACACGTATCTTACAGCGGACAATTTACCCTACATGCGAGAGGAGGTGAGGATCCCGAAGATTATGAGGAGTTTGTTTGTCTAGTTTGTGATAAAACATCGACTGGTTTCAGGTACAAGTCTGACGTTTTCACTCTTGATGTGCATTGCGGTTCAGTTTCTGAACCATATGTCTACGATGGCCATTTACATCCCTTATATTATGAACCCGAAGCAAGCATCGTCACATGTGACACATGTCAAAACACAGTGTTCTATCATGTTCTCAAGTGTGATGTTTGTGTGTTTAGCGTGGATTTTTCTTGTGCAACTTTGCCTAAAGCGTAA
- the LOC108817962 gene encoding ankyrin repeat domain-containing protein 2B, protein MCVFGFSYIFFLFLCKSLLHLPCSLRGFQTDQRMASAGSEKTLPCPASKTTSPALALKFDALDFPAMKAMEDFQTCISELGEKMREDPAYIQELRRCNPAAKFDVKNTMQMFQRLRDNARQDPRASLENLVKPGALEEFAERVTQLRKDPEVELILAELDACPAAALLKFADDKQVLKKLGNSMLRSQGLNYDADDEELFSEGRKALEIAFGYAKMKCYKILVDAQRKKANKVEGKKKTSGKKTKRSSLLSNKCDAV, encoded by the exons ATGTGCGTGTTTGGCTTttcttatatattctttttattccTCTGCAAATCTCTTCTCCATCTACCTTGTTCGCTTAGG ggTTTTCAGACAGATCAGAGGATGGCTTCAGCAGGTTCAGAGAAAACTCTTCCTTGTCCAGCAAGTAAAACTACCTCGCCTGCCCTTGCCCTTAAATTCGATGCTTTAGATTTCCCAGCCATGAAGGCTATGGAAGATTTCCAG ACTTGTATCAGTGAACTTGGTGAGAAAATGCGTGAGGATCCTGCATATATCCAGGAGCTTCGCAGATGTAATCCAGCCGCCAAGTTTGACGTGAAAAATACAATGCAAATGTTTCAGCGCCTTCGGGATAACGCACGGCAG GATCCTCGTGCGTCTCTGGAAAATCTCGTGAAACCTGGAGCACTGGAGGAATTTGCTGAGCGTGTTACCCAACTGAGAAAAGATCCTGAAGTTGAGCTCATTCTAGCCGAGTTAGACGCTTGTCCTGCTGCTGCTCTCTTGAA GTTTGCGGATGACAAACAAGTTTTGAAAAAACTTGGAAACTCAATGCTTAGATCTCAG GGTCTGAACTATGATGCTGATGATGAAGAACTTTTCTCTGAGGGAAGAAAAGCCCTCGAGATTGCTTTTGGATATGCCAAG ATGAAATGCTACAAAATTCTTGTGGATGCTCAAAGAAAAAAGGCTAATAAGGTTGAGGGGAAAAAGAAGACAAGTGGAAAAAAGACAAAGCGTTCAAGCCTTCTCTCCAACAAGTGTGATGCTGTGTAA
- the LOC108817961 gene encoding ABC transporter B family member 26, chloroplastic, whose translation MALQLLGCTSRRPIHISLHRRCSVISTSDIRRKNLRSKPKPSFSLQFSNRNRRLSPVNCSTVNGAAVESSSEYYEGDSVSLPERIRQCIGFLRTILPGGSWWRFTEEVDSRFVAKPVTVWRALSRMWELVAEDRWVIFAAFSTLIVAALSEISIPHFLTASIFSAQSGDIAVFHRNVKLLIVLCVTSGICSGIRGCFFGIANMILVKRMRETLYSTLLLQDISFFDSQTVGDLTSRLGSDCQQVSRVIGNDLNMIFRNVLQGTGALVYLLILSWPLGLSTLVICCTLAAVMFVYGMYQKKTAKLIQEITASANDVAQETYSLMRTVRVYGTEKQELKRYNHWLQKMADVSLRQSAAYGIWNWSFNTLYHATQIIAVLVGGISILAGQITAEQLTKFLLYSEWLIYATWWVGDNLSSLMQSVGASEKVFQMMDLRPSDQFISKGTRLQRLTGHIEFVNVSFSYPSREEVAVLQNVSISVRPGEVVAIVGLSGSGKSTVVSLLLQLYEPKSGQILLDGVPLQELDVKWLRQRIGYVGQEPKLFRTDIGSNIKYGCERNVTQEDIVWAAKQAYAHDFITALPNGYNTIVDDDLLSGGQKQRIAIARAILRDPKILILDEATSALDAESEHNVKGVLRSIGSDPATKRSVIVIAHRLSTIKAADRIVAMDSGRVVEMGNHEELMSKDGLYARLTKRQADAVV comes from the exons ATGGCTCTGCAACTACTCGGCTGCACGAGTCGCCGCCCCATCCACATCTCCCTCCACCGACGGTGCTCCGTCATCTCCACCAGCGACATCAGAAGAAAGAACCTccgatccaaaccgaaaccGTCGTTTTCTCTTCAATTCTCCAATAGAAACCGCCGGTTATCTCCGGTTAACTGCTCGACGGTAAATGGAGCAGCAGTGGAGAGCTCCTCCGAGTATTACGAAGGAGACTCCGTTTCGCTTCCGGAGAGAATCAGGCAATGTATCGGCTTCCTCCGGACGATACTACCAGGGGGAAGCTGGTGGAGATTCACGGAGGAAGTTGATAGTAGGTTCGTGGCGAAGCCGGTGACTGTGTGGCGTGCGCTGAGTCGGATGTGGGAGCTTGTGGCTGAGGATCGGTGGGTTATCTTCGCTGCGTTTTCTACTCTCATCGTAGCTGCG CTATCAGAGATATCCATTCCACATTTCTTGACGGCTTCGATATTCTCGGCACAGAGTGGTGATATCGCTGTGTTTCATCGGAATGTTAAGCTCTTGATTGTGCTGTGTGTTACTTCTGGCATTTGCAG TGGCATAAGAGGATGCTTCTTTGGGATCGCAAACATGATACTT GTGAAACGAATGAGGGAAACACTATACTCCACTCTTCTCCTCCAG GATATATCCTTTTTCGACTCTCAAACTGTTGGTGACTTAACAAGCAGACTAGGGTCGGACTGTCAGCAAGTCTCGAGGGTCATTGGAAACGATCTGAACATGATATTTCGCAATGTTCTTCAG GGTACAGGGGCATTGGTATATTTGTTGATCTTGTCCTGGCCTCTTGGTCTCTCCACATTGGTGATTTGCTGTACTTTGGCAGCGGTTATGTTTGTTTACGGGAT GTACCAAAAGAAGACAGCGAAGCTAATTCAGGAGATCACAGCTTCTGCAAATGAC GTCGCTCAAGAGACATACTCTTTGATGAGAACTGTTCGCGTATACGGGACAGAGAAGCAAGAGCTTAAAAG GTATAATCACTGGCTTCAGAAGATGGCCGATGTAAGTTTGAGACAAAGTGCTGCATATGGTATTTGGAACTGGAGCTTCAACACTCTATACCACGCAACTCAG aTTATTGCTGTATTAGTTGGGGGAATTTCTATCTTAGCCGGTCAAATAACAGCAGAGCAGCTGACAAAGTTTCTGTTGTATAGTGAATGGTTAATCTATGCAACATGGTGGGTAGGAGATAATTTATCGTCTTTGATGCAATCAGTTGGAGCGAGTGAAAAGGTTTTCCAAATGATGGATCTCAGGCCAAGTGATCAATTTATATCAAAAG GAACGAGACTGCAGAGACTGACAGGACATATCGAGTTCGTAAATGTTTCCTTCTCCTACCCTTCAAGAGAAGAG GTGGCAGTGCTTCAAAACGTGAGCATTTCCGTGCGTCCTGGCGAAGTGGTGGCAATC GTCGGTCTAAGTGGCAGTGGCAAAAGCACAGTGGTTAGTCTTTTGCTGCAACTGTACGAACCAAAAAGTGGTCAG ATTCTACTCGATGGGGTTCCTTTGCAAGAGTTGGATGTCAAGTGGCTAAGGCAAAGAATCGGATACGTGGGGCAGGAACCAAAACTCTTCCGCACAGACATCGGTTCCAACATCAAGTACGGATGTGAACGAAACGTAACGCAAGAAGACATAGTATGGGCCGCAAAGCAAGCCTATGCACATGACTTCATCACAGCGCTTCCCAATGGTTACAACACAATTGTTGATGATGATTTACTCAGTGGAGGGCAGAAACAGCGGATTGCCATTGCTCGTGCCATCCTTAGAGATCCTAAAATACTCATCCTAGATGAAGCCACAAGTGCACTTGATGCAGAGAGCGAACACAACGTTAAG GGAGTACTTCGTTCTATCGGGAGCGACCCAGCGACAAAGAGAAGCGTCATAGTGATAGCACACAG GCTTTCCACTATTAAGGCTGCGGATAGAATAGTGGCTATGGACAGTGGACGAGTCGTTGAG ATGGGCAATCACGAAGAGCTTATGAGCAAAGATGGGTTATACGCGAGATTGACTAAGAGACAAGCCGATGCTGTTGTATGA
- the LOC108815376 gene encoding 60S ribosomal protein L27a-3-like, with product MNEPSDAAPGGIGRSFQYAAYGSEIPLGTRENRKRFHTLVPALAKSPQYKGNWTHQTEGRTCGVRNKFYCPIVNLDRLWSLVSEDVKAKSTKDKVPLIDVTQHGFFKVLGKGHLPENKPFVVKAKLISKTAEKKIKEAGGAVVLTA from the exons ATGAACGAACCTTCCGATGCAGCGCCCGGTGGTATAGGCCGCAGTTTTCAATATGCTGCATATGGAAGCGAGATCCCTCTGGGTACCAGGGAGAACAGAAAGCGGTTCCACACTCTCGTTCCAGCCTTGGCTAAAAGCCCGCAGTACAAAGGCAATTGGACG CACCAAACAGAAGGTCGAACATGTGGAGTCCGCAACAAGTTCTACTGCCCGATCGTGAACCTCGACAGGCTTTGGTCGCTCGTCTCCGAGGATGTGAAGGCGAAGTCGACCAAGGACAAGGTGCCGTTGATCGACGTGACGCAGCACGGGTTCTTCAAGGTGTTGGGGAAAGGTCATTTGCCTGAGAACAAGCCTTTTGTTGTGAAGGCGAAGCTTATCTCCAAGACTGCTGAGAAGAAGATTAAGGAAGCTGGTGGTGCTGTTGTGCTCACTGCTTAG
- the LOC108815046 gene encoding uncharacterized protein LOC108815046, with amino-acid sequence MQHDEVIWQVIRHKHCSYMAKIETGIFCRNPYNVTGICNRSSCPLANSRYATIRDHDGVFYLYMKTIERAHMPKNLWERVKLPRNYEKALETIDKHLLYWPKLLQHKIKQRLTKMTQMRIRMRKLALKTREKIMTTPRRDIKRESRREEKAIKAAVLDKAIETELLERLKKGIYGDIYNYPELEWNKVLDEEKQAAEGVEVEEEEEEPEIEYVEGYEELEDEEDMEDFSGFPSKMSDFNDDEHDSADEEEDDDGEEQVVIHKKGKRDSRKSDDLGKSKKKKKRVIVEMEQEDGDVIRTLRTAS; translated from the exons ATGCAGCACGACGAGGTCATATGGCAAGTTATCAGACACAAACACTGCAGTTACATGGCCAA AATCGAAACCGGAATCTTCTGTAGAAATCCTTACAACGTAACTGGTATTTGCAACCGAAGCTCTTGTCCCCTTGCTAACAGCCGTTACGCCACCATCAGAGACCACGATG gtgttttttatttgtatatgaaGACAATAGAGAGAGCCCATATGCCTAAGAACTTGTGGGAGAGGGTGAAGTTGCCTAGAAACTACGAGAAGGCTCTTGAAACCATTGACAAGCACTTG TTGTATTGGCCTAAGTTATTACAGCACAAGATCAAACAGAGACTGACCAAAATGACTCAGATGCGTATTCGTATGAGGAAACTTGCTCTCAAGACAAG GGAGAAGATAATGACTACACCAAGAAGGGATATCAAGAGAGAATCAAGAAGGGAGGAGAAGGCTATCAAAGCAGCGGTCTTGGATAAG GCTATTGAGACCGAGTTGCTGGAGCGTTTGAAGAAGGGTATTTATGGTGACATATACAATTACCCAGAGCTCGAGTGGAACAAGGTTCTTGATGAAGAAAAGCAAGCGGCAGAGGGTGTTGAggtagaggaagaagaggag GAGCCAGAGATTGAATATGTTGAAGGATATgaagagcttgaagatgagGAAGATATGGAAGATTTCTCTGGTTTTCCCTCTAAGATGTCTGACTTCAACGATGATGAACATG ATTCAGCTgatgaggaggaagatgatgacGGTGAGGAGCAAGTTGTGATTcataaaaaaggaaagagagattCAAGAAAGTCTGATGATCTTGGgaaatcaaagaagaagaagaagagagtgatTGTTGAG ATGGAGCAAGAAGATGGAGACGTGATACGAACCTTGAGAACCGCAAGCTGA
- the LOC108817964 gene encoding 60S ribosomal protein L27a-3: protein MTTRLRKNRKKRGHVSAGHGRIGKHRKHPGGRGNAGGMHHHRILFDKYHPGYFGKVGMRYFHKLRNKFYYPIVNLDRLWSLVPEDVKAKSTKDKVPLIDVTQHGFFKVLGKGHLPENKPFVVKAKLISKTAEKKIKEAGGAVVLTA from the coding sequence ATGACGACGAGATTGAGGAAGAACAGGAAGAAGCGTGGCCACGTCAGCGCCGGACACGGTCGTATCGGAAAGCATCGAAAGCATCCCGGAGGTCGCGGTAACGCCGGAGGAATGCACCACCACAGGATCCTCTTCGACAAGTACCATCCCGGTTACTTCGGTAAAGTCGGTATGCGGTACTTCCACAAGCTCCGCAACAAGTTCTACTACCCGATCGTGAACCTCGACAGGCTTTGGTCGCTCGTCCCCGAGGACGTGAAGGCGAAGTCGACCAAGGACAAGGTGCCGTTGATCGACGTGACGCAGCACGGGTTCTTCAAGGTGTTGGGGAAAGGTCATTTGCCTGAGAACAAGCCTTTTGTTGTGAAGGCGAAGCTGATCTCGAAGACGGCTGAGAAGAAGATTAAGGAAGCTGGTGGTGCTGTTGTGCTCACTGCTTAG